The following proteins come from a genomic window of Asterias amurensis chromosome 15, ASM3211899v1:
- the LOC139948349 gene encoding uncharacterized protein, with the protein MNVMNVHLDFPRKRESCVDCGGQVWNIRREMGFFGEETCVDCHEKAGTCPHWLHLYTYLEPHTPMPLSNHGIQRTSLRFHLKHHYPSEIHSDLMVETPWSAETPQSPSATLRSKFEYRCQFAPVWSSTRASLPSKSSRLEGKITPYQIVIQHQLQTTPSVSNLQSDRCQQQQYPHQQLQQEQHREQQQPQQQKHKQQKPQSLQNKLQQLPVNKPTTVSLETPQEAKAPEGNKTEAKSAPATIASIVLASRRSVHAQTQSATAILTQTKGKVSQTGDAAATAAPTSIVPKAVAPAAAAIETGSTGEAAATVAPTASAVTNEVAPAAEETGSTGKAAATVAPTAAAVPKVAVPAAAIATGSTGKAAPTAAVAPKEVAPSIQHKIQSATTTSTATKGKVSQSPPTATGSAGEAAPTAAQEVASVPKAVAPAAVEKAGKIAATAASVLKVVASLGQQQSTTKGKTPRAQASAFSLAPTSCTIATTTSLFSRPPSKVTKTAAPESKSANPVHQPKVETPKPQPSAAALPAGAQAASTTSSQASSASQQQSPKQPKQLLSPVTQALDNYLQGISIPSIELSDLKDGL; encoded by the exons CACTGGCTTCATCTGTACACGTACCTCGAGCCTCATACTCCGATGCCCTTATCCAACCATGGAATACA GAGGACATCTCTCCGTTTTCACCTTAAACATCATTATCCGTCGGAGATACATTCCGACCTTATGGTTGAGACACCATGGTCTGCTGAAACACCTCAATCGCCATCAGCGACCCTGAGAAGCAAGTTTGAATACAGATGCCAATTTGCTCCGGTGTGGAGTTCAACAAGAGCATCGCTTCCTTCGAAGTCCTCTAGACTAGAAGGCAAGATCACCCCTTACCAAATCGTAATTCAACATCAGTTACAGACAACGCCCTCAGTATCCAACCTACAATCGGATAGATGTCAGCAGCAACAATATCCACACCAGCAACTGCAGCAGGAACAACATCGTGAGCAGCAGCAGCCACAacagcaaaaacacaaacaGCAGAAACCTCAATCTCTGCAAAATAAGCTGCAACAACTTCCCGTCAACAAACCGACAACAGTTTCACTAGAAACACCACAAGAAGCAAAAGCACCCGAAGGGAATAAAACAGAAGCAAAATCTGCACCTGCAACAATAGCGTCAATTGTGCTGGCATCGAGAAGATCAGTCCACGCACAAACGCAGTCTGCTACTGCAATATTGACACAAACCAAAGGAAAGGTATCTCAAACTGGTgatgcagcagcaacagcagcaccaACATCTATTGTGCCAAAAGCAGttgcaccagcagcagcagcaatagagACAGGATCAACTGGTGAAGCAGCTGCAACAGTAGCACCAACAGCATCTGCTGTGACAAATGAAGTTGCACCAGCAGCAGAAGAGACAGGATCAACTGGTAAAGCAGCTGCAACAGTAGCACCAACAGCAGCTGCTGTGCCAAAAGTAGCTGTACCAGCAGCAGCAATAGCGACAGGATCAACTGGTAAAGCAGCACCAACAGCAGCTGTCGCTCCGAAAGAAGTAGCACCATCAATCCAACACAAAATCCAGTCTGCTACTACAACATCGACAGCAACCAAAGGAAAAGTATCTCAATCACCACCAACAGCAACAGGATCAGCTGGTGAAGCAGCACCAACAGCAGCACAAGAAGTAGCTTCTGTTCCGAAAGCAGTTGCACCAGCAGCAGTAGAGAAAGCTGGTAAAatagcagcaacagcagcttcCGTTCTGAAGGTAGTAGCATCATTAGGCCAACAACAATCGACAACCAAAGGCAAGACACCAAGAGCACAAGCGTCGGCTTTTTCATtagcaccaacaagttgtacgATTGCAACAACAACGTCATTATTTTCAAGACCACCATCTAAAGTGACAAAAACTGCAGCCCCAGAGTCTAAGTCTGCAAATCCGGTACACCAACCAAAAGTAGAGACACCAAAACCACAACCATCTGCAGCAGCATTGCCAGCAGGAGCCCAAGCAGCCTCAACAACATCCTCTCAGGCAAGTTCTGCAAGTCAACAACAATCACCAAAGCAGCCCAAACAACTTCTCAGTCCTGTGACCCAAGCTTTAGATAACTACTTGCAAGGAATAAGTATTCCATCCATTGAGCTGTCTGAtcttaaagatggactataa